One segment of Candidatus Zixiibacteriota bacterium DNA contains the following:
- a CDS encoding PIG-L family deacetylase produces the protein MAADRRLMCVLAHPDDESLGTGGILAKSAADGVETTLITATTGQRGRYGLSAEHPGIETVGRVRAGELRAAAEVLNVKHLHILGYLDGELDAAPPAAIIAEIAALIRRHRPQVVITFDPFGAYGHVDHIAISQFTGAAIVQAAGSAAGVPDPPHQVQKLYYFVNSQPVWDLYQAAFKQLTYKVDDVVRQASAWPDWSITTRIDTSAHWQTVWNAILCHKTQLTIYDKLRDLPEAAHLVLWGRQEYYRAFSLVNGSRRVEHDLFDGIP, from the coding sequence GTGGCTGCTGATCGCCGCCTCATGTGCGTCCTGGCGCATCCGGACGACGAGTCCCTCGGCACCGGTGGTATCCTGGCCAAGTCCGCTGCTGACGGCGTCGAAACCACACTGATCACCGCCACTACCGGTCAGCGTGGACGCTACGGCCTCTCCGCAGAGCACCCGGGAATCGAGACGGTCGGCCGCGTGCGCGCCGGCGAATTACGTGCAGCGGCCGAAGTCCTGAACGTAAAGCACCTGCACATTCTTGGCTATCTGGACGGTGAACTGGATGCCGCGCCGCCCGCTGCCATCATTGCGGAAATCGCCGCCTTGATTCGTCGGCATCGGCCCCAAGTGGTTATCACGTTCGATCCCTTCGGCGCCTACGGCCACGTCGATCACATCGCCATTTCGCAATTCACCGGAGCCGCCATCGTGCAGGCAGCCGGCTCCGCTGCCGGCGTGCCCGATCCGCCGCACCAGGTGCAAAAGCTTTACTACTTCGTGAATTCCCAGCCCGTCTGGGATCTTTATCAGGCCGCCTTCAAGCAATTGACCTACAAAGTCGATGACGTCGTTCGCCAGGCGTCCGCGTGGCCCGACTGGTCGATCACCACTCGCATCGATACGTCTGCACATTGGCAGACAGTCTGGAATGCCATCCTTTGTCACAAGACGCAACTGACCATTTACGACAAATTGCGCGATCTTCCGGAGGCAGCTCATCTCGTGCTCTGGGGTCGGCAGGAATACTATCGCGCCTTCAGCCTCGTCAATGGCAGTCGCCGCGTCGAGCACGACCTCTTCGACGGCATCCCCTGA
- the rpmF gene encoding 50S ribosomal protein L32, producing MPLPKRRHSKQRGRKRRTHYKATLPTMSECSNCGEIKMLHHICPACGFYRGEQILEGKEA from the coding sequence ATGCCACTTCCAAAACGCAGACACTCGAAACAACGCGGCCGCAAGCGCCGCACCCACTACAAAGCGACGCTGCCGACTATGTCGGAGTGCAGCAATTGCGGCGAAATCAAGATGCTGCATCACATCTGCCCCGCCTGCGGCTTCTACCGCGGCGAGCAGATCCTGGAAGGAAAGGAAGCCTGA
- a CDS encoding ketoacyl-ACP synthase III encodes MKSKFSAQVAGLGAYTPATVLTNADFEKMVDTSDEWITSRTGIKRRHVVGDSGEATSDLSTKAAEMALADAGMSAADLDLILVGTVTPDMKTPSSAVIVQRRLGAKRAAAMDLNAACVGYLYGLTTGRAFIESGMYENVLVVGAETLTSITNYQDRGTCVLFGDGAGATVLTRAENTGRGILASHIAADGNHEGLLFVRAGGSREKVTTENMHNGALYINMNGSEIYKFAVRNMQDSAEKVIAEAGIKPEEIDLVIPHQANIRIIDSLQRRLNVPDEKIFVNIAEYGNTSSASIPIAMTEAKQQGRMKSGDLVLLVSFGGGLVWGAVLVRI; translated from the coding sequence ATGAAGTCAAAATTCTCGGCCCAGGTCGCTGGGCTTGGTGCCTACACTCCGGCCACGGTACTAACGAACGCCGATTTTGAGAAAATGGTGGACACCAGCGACGAGTGGATTACTTCACGCACCGGCATCAAGCGCCGCCACGTGGTCGGCGACTCCGGTGAAGCGACCTCCGACTTGAGCACGAAAGCGGCCGAGATGGCGCTGGCGGATGCCGGCATGAGTGCGGCCGACCTCGACCTGATCCTCGTCGGCACCGTCACACCCGATATGAAAACCCCCTCCAGTGCGGTGATCGTCCAGCGACGCCTCGGAGCCAAACGGGCTGCCGCCATGGACCTCAATGCTGCCTGTGTCGGCTACCTCTATGGGCTGACCACCGGCCGCGCTTTTATCGAATCCGGCATGTACGAAAACGTGCTGGTAGTCGGAGCGGAGACTCTCACCAGCATCACCAACTATCAGGATCGCGGCACCTGCGTCCTGTTCGGCGACGGCGCCGGGGCCACGGTGCTGACCCGCGCGGAGAACACGGGTCGGGGCATTCTGGCTTCGCATATCGCCGCCGATGGCAACCATGAAGGACTGCTCTTCGTCCGCGCCGGCGGCTCGCGCGAGAAAGTCACCACCGAAAACATGCACAACGGCGCGCTCTACATCAATATGAACGGCTCGGAAATCTACAAATTCGCGGTTCGCAATATGCAGGACTCCGCGGAAAAAGTGATTGCCGAAGCTGGGATCAAACCGGAAGAGATCGATCTGGTCATCCCGCATCAGGCCAACATCCGGATCATCGACTCGCTGCAAAGGCGTCTCAACGTGCCGGATGAGAAAATCTTCGTCAATATCGCCGAGTATGGCAACACATCCTCGGCGTCAATCCCCATCGCCATGACCGAAGCCAAGCAGCAGGGCCGCATGAAATCCGGCGACCTCGTGCTCCTCGTCTCCTTCGGCGGTGGCTTGGTCTGGGGCGCTGTGCTGGTGAGGATATAG
- a CDS encoding 3-hydroxybutyryl-CoA dehydrogenase gives IEAIPESIELKRDLLARLDKFCPPETIFITNTATLSISQLASATNRPDRFIGMHFLNPVHKVPMVELVRGLKTSDETYKLAKEFAVKLNKKPILVHEYPGFVTTRIIVPFLNEAMHVLMEGTSTAEEIDNAMKLGFGFNMGPLALADMMGLDEVMAMMENLLKELSEHKYNPCPLLRKMVRAGHLGVKTGQGFFKYDEDGNRIEGA, from the coding sequence TGATCGAGGCCATTCCCGAAAGCATCGAACTGAAGCGCGATTTGCTGGCACGACTGGATAAGTTCTGTCCGCCCGAAACGATCTTCATCACCAATACTGCGACCCTCTCGATCTCGCAGTTGGCGTCGGCCACCAATCGTCCCGACAGGTTCATCGGCATGCATTTCCTTAATCCCGTTCACAAAGTGCCGATGGTGGAGTTGGTGCGCGGTCTCAAGACTTCGGATGAGACCTACAAGTTGGCTAAGGAATTCGCCGTCAAGCTCAACAAGAAACCGATTCTGGTCCATGAGTACCCCGGCTTTGTCACGACCCGCATCATTGTGCCTTTCTTGAATGAGGCGATGCACGTCCTGATGGAAGGGACCTCCACGGCGGAAGAAATCGATAACGCCATGAAACTCGGCTTCGGCTTCAATATGGGGCCGCTCGCCCTCGCCGATATGATGGGCCTGGACGAGGTCATGGCGATGATGGAGAACCTCCTTAAGGAACTGTCGGAACATAAATACAATCCCTGCCCCTTGCTGCGCAAAATGGTGCGCGCCGGGCACCTCGGCGTTAAGACCGGGCAAGGGTTCTTCAAATATGATGAAGACGGCAACAGAATTGAAGGAGCCTGA
- the plsX gene encoding phosphate acyltransferase PlsX, with protein sequence MTRRIAVDCMGADLGPLPAVAGAVSYLQTPGNENDAIVLVGDEPVLKEHLAQIGVDAALPISIAHADETVGMGMNATEALRKKNSSIAVAMRMQKEGLVSAVVSAGHTGAVMATAVLTLGRIPGVSRPAIAATFPNTHDSGTLVIDVGANVDVKPENLLQFAMMGASYSEDILKVRSPKVGLLSIGEERSKGNELVLASHDLLKSGPFNFVGNVEGRDVLEGKCDVVVCDGFIGNIILKFAESVKVLLETKIRRQISSNLFSKTGAILMGPFLRRMRRSLDYAEYGGAPLLGINGNCVIGHGKSSEKAIRNAIRGAAEMISTNVTGHIQKRIEKSSAKAVEQ encoded by the coding sequence TTGACGCGACGCATTGCCGTTGACTGCATGGGCGCCGACCTCGGCCCGCTGCCCGCGGTAGCCGGCGCCGTCAGCTACCTGCAAACGCCGGGGAATGAAAACGATGCGATCGTCCTCGTCGGCGACGAACCGGTGCTGAAAGAGCACCTGGCGCAGATCGGCGTCGACGCTGCGCTCCCGATCTCGATCGCCCACGCCGATGAGACCGTCGGCATGGGCATGAATGCGACGGAAGCCCTGCGCAAGAAAAATTCCTCGATTGCCGTAGCGATGCGCATGCAGAAAGAAGGACTCGTCAGCGCCGTGGTCTCGGCCGGCCACACCGGCGCCGTCATGGCCACCGCCGTCTTGACGCTCGGTCGCATTCCCGGCGTCAGCCGCCCGGCCATCGCTGCCACCTTTCCCAACACCCATGACAGCGGTACCTTGGTGATCGACGTCGGTGCCAATGTCGACGTCAAACCGGAAAATCTGCTGCAGTTCGCCATGATGGGCGCTTCGTACTCGGAGGACATTCTCAAAGTCCGTTCACCCAAGGTCGGCTTGTTGTCGATCGGCGAGGAACGCAGCAAAGGCAACGAACTGGTGCTCGCCAGCCACGATCTGCTTAAGTCGGGTCCGTTCAACTTCGTCGGCAATGTCGAAGGCCGCGACGTACTCGAAGGCAAGTGCGACGTCGTCGTCTGCGACGGCTTTATCGGCAATATCATTCTCAAGTTTGCCGAATCGGTGAAGGTCCTGCTGGAAACCAAGATCCGCCGCCAGATCAGTTCCAATCTCTTCTCCAAAACTGGCGCTATCTTGATGGGGCCGTTCCTGCGGCGCATGCGCCGCTCGCTCGACTATGCCGAATACGGCGGCGCACCGTTGCTGGGGATCAACGGCAATTGCGTCATCGGTCACGGCAAATCCTCGGAGAAGGCGATCCGCAATGCCATCCGCGGTGCTGCCGAAATGATCTCAACCAATGTTACTGGTCACATCCAAAAACGAATCGAGAAAAGTTCCGCGAAGGCGGTTGAACAATGA
- a CDS encoding acetate kinase: protein MKVLILNCGSSSVKYQLFELPNNFCLAKGMVSRIGMSGAVLTHKPHDRPEVTLSSEILDHTVAIEHVIAVLLSPNHGVIKDRSEIAAVGHRVVHGGEHFTESCVITPECMLELRKLIELAPLHNPHNIRGINAAMSNLPGVPNVAVFDTAFHHRMPEHAYIYPLPYILYRKYRIRRYGFHGMNHHFVSKRAAEMLNAARENLRIITCHLGNGASMSAVKDGISVDTTMGFTPLEGLMMGTRCGDIDPAIILHMMGKEELSLHEANTMLNKHSGLVGVSGVSSDMREILEEMKNGTKSAKLAFDIYCYRVKKYIGAYAAAMGGLDCIVFSAGIGENSAEVRHACVSGLEFMGVELDDAANAAARAKEAIISKSAGKVKVVVVPANEELVIALDTAELISK from the coding sequence ATGAAAGTACTCATCCTCAACTGCGGTTCCTCGTCGGTCAAATATCAGCTGTTCGAGTTGCCGAACAATTTCTGTCTGGCCAAAGGCATGGTCTCTCGGATCGGCATGTCGGGCGCCGTCCTGACGCACAAGCCGCACGACCGGCCGGAGGTCACGCTCTCATCCGAGATTCTCGACCACACCGTCGCTATCGAGCACGTTATCGCCGTGCTGCTCTCGCCGAATCACGGCGTGATTAAGGACCGCTCCGAAATCGCTGCGGTCGGCCATCGTGTCGTCCACGGCGGCGAACACTTTACCGAATCCTGCGTGATCACTCCGGAATGCATGCTCGAACTGCGTAAGCTGATCGAGCTGGCCCCGTTGCACAATCCGCACAATATCCGCGGCATAAATGCCGCTATGTCCAACCTGCCCGGAGTCCCCAACGTCGCCGTCTTTGACACGGCCTTTCATCACCGGATGCCGGAGCACGCCTACATCTATCCGTTGCCCTACATCCTGTACCGCAAATACCGGATCCGCCGCTACGGCTTCCACGGGATGAATCATCACTTTGTCTCGAAGCGCGCTGCCGAAATGCTGAACGCTGCGCGCGAGAACCTCAGAATTATCACTTGCCATCTCGGCAACGGTGCGTCGATGTCGGCAGTCAAGGACGGTATCTCGGTCGATACGACGATGGGCTTCACCCCCCTCGAAGGCTTGATGATGGGCACCCGTTGCGGCGACATCGACCCCGCGATCATCCTGCACATGATGGGCAAGGAAGAACTCTCGCTGCACGAGGCCAACACCATGCTGAACAAGCACTCCGGCCTGGTCGGCGTCAGCGGTGTCTCCTCCGACATGCGCGAAATTCTCGAGGAGATGAAGAACGGCACCAAGTCGGCCAAGCTGGCCTTTGACATCTATTGCTACCGCGTCAAGAAATACATCGGCGCCTACGCCGCCGCCATGGGCGGACTCGACTGCATCGTCTTCTCCGCCGGCATCGGCGAGAACTCCGCCGAGGTGCGCCATGCCTGCGTTTCCGGGCTGGAGTTCATGGGCGTTGAACTCGACGACGCCGCCAATGCCGCCGCGCGGGCCAAGGAAGCGATCATCTCCAAATCCGCCGGTAAGGTCAAAGTCGTCGTCGTGCCGGCGAATGAAGAATTGGTGATTGCGCTCGACACCGCCGAGCTGATCAGCAAATAG
- the fabD gene encoding ACP S-malonyltransferase produces the protein MNKTAFLFPGQGSQYVGMARDLYDQHEAVRALYAEASLLLGYDLAEVSFNGPEERLKQTVVTQPAILTHSLAWQIILERQGIRPDYAAGHSLGEYSALACAGVLSRKDAIIAVNTRCKAMQEACEQNRGTMAAVMGASREQVLQLVERLQSEGTVVPANFNAPDQIAISGDFAAVEKAVPIAKEFGAKRALLLPVGGAFHSPLMASAAVKLDATLSQLPFQPAAFPVIANVTAKPETEPQRIKQLLVNQITAPVLWVDTLEELRRLGVTRFVEIGPGKVLSGLVKRTLGEVEIINLDKISDFDLVAEKLLEVV, from the coding sequence TTGAACAAAACCGCATTCTTGTTCCCAGGGCAGGGCTCGCAGTATGTCGGAATGGCGCGCGATCTCTATGATCAGCACGAAGCCGTGCGCGCCCTCTATGCCGAAGCCTCGCTCCTGCTGGGCTATGACCTCGCTGAGGTCAGCTTTAATGGTCCCGAAGAACGCCTTAAGCAAACCGTCGTTACCCAGCCGGCAATTCTCACCCACTCGCTGGCGTGGCAGATCATCCTGGAACGGCAGGGAATCCGGCCCGACTACGCGGCCGGTCACTCGCTCGGCGAGTATTCGGCGCTCGCCTGCGCCGGCGTGCTCAGTCGCAAAGATGCGATCATTGCCGTCAACACACGCTGCAAGGCAATGCAGGAGGCCTGCGAGCAAAATCGCGGCACCATGGCCGCCGTCATGGGCGCCTCGCGGGAACAGGTGCTGCAGCTGGTAGAGCGACTCCAGTCTGAGGGCACGGTCGTACCGGCCAATTTCAACGCGCCCGATCAAATCGCCATCTCCGGCGACTTCGCGGCCGTCGAGAAGGCCGTGCCGATCGCCAAAGAATTCGGCGCCAAGCGCGCGCTCCTGTTGCCGGTCGGTGGCGCGTTCCACTCGCCCCTCATGGCAAGTGCAGCGGTCAAACTGGATGCAACCCTGAGTCAACTTCCGTTTCAACCCGCGGCGTTTCCGGTTATCGCCAATGTCACTGCCAAGCCGGAGACCGAGCCGCAGCGGATAAAACAATTACTCGTAAACCAGATTACCGCGCCCGTTCTTTGGGTCGACACTCTGGAAGAGCTGCGCCGCCTCGGCGTCACCCGCTTCGTCGAAATCGGACCGGGCAAGGTGCTTTCCGGACTCGTGAAACGGACACTGGGCGAGGTGGAAATCATCAACCTTGACAAAATTTCCGACTTTGATTTGGTTGCCGAGAAATTGTTGGAGGTCGTTTGA
- a CDS encoding DUF177 domain-containing protein, translating to MEIQLDTITADPSELELTAVPGDLDLRLELAQVLSAVNYRLSAWRIEDEIFLNGTVAYTIQYTCARCLREFEQDCALPLNLVLQLVADEQSVAGEAEDDVFVPIAASRTVYVLDQHLRDLIALEVPMKPMCRADCRGLCPRCGTNLNDGQCDCRSEREDPRWDALRKLKEN from the coding sequence ATGGAGATACAGCTGGATACGATCACGGCTGATCCCAGTGAATTGGAATTGACAGCAGTTCCCGGAGACTTGGATCTCCGGCTGGAACTGGCCCAAGTCTTGTCCGCCGTGAACTATCGGCTGTCGGCCTGGCGCATCGAGGACGAGATATTCCTCAACGGCACAGTGGCTTATACAATCCAGTATACCTGTGCCCGCTGTCTCCGCGAGTTCGAGCAGGACTGCGCGTTGCCGCTGAATCTCGTACTGCAACTGGTCGCGGACGAGCAATCAGTGGCCGGGGAGGCTGAGGATGACGTCTTCGTTCCCATTGCCGCCTCCCGAACCGTCTACGTGCTCGATCAACATCTCCGCGACCTGATCGCGCTGGAGGTGCCGATGAAACCGATGTGCCGGGCGGACTGCCGCGGCCTGTGCCCGCGCTGCGGGACAAATTTGAACGACGGGCAGTGCGACTGCCGCAGCGAGCGGGAAGACCCCCGCTGGGACGCCTTGCGCAAGTTGAAAGAGAATTAG